The genomic segment TGAATATAAGTTTGCCCGTTATTTCTCGCCGTTGCAGTTTAACAGTCCGACTGACATCGACACTTTATATAAATACAACGACGTGGAACTCTACGAGTATGGTAGCGATGAGACCAATAATCTGGCATGGCCTAAAGGCAGCAACACCACACTCGTCAATCATATGAACCAAAGACTCAATGCACTTATCCAACACGAGATAGGTGCCGACGACGGCCACGAGGTGAAGATGGGTGGCGGTTATCGCGGTGGTATCAGATTATATTCAAGAAACTGATCATGGAACACGACGAACTACGTCACTATGCCATAGAAGTAAAACCCATCGGTGCCACCTGTAATCTGAGGTGCAGATACTGTTACTATTTGGGAAAAGGAAGTGGAGCAACCACTTCCTCTTTACTCATGTCAGACGAGGTTCTGGAAAAATACATCCAACAAGTTATAGCCATCCACGGCCAACAAGCAGAAATTGAGTTCGCATGGCATGGCGGAGAACCAACACTCTGTGGTATTCCCTTCTTCGACAAAGCCATGACTCTCCAGCATAAGTATAGCGAAGGGCGTCGAATCCTGAACACACTTCAAACCAACGGCACGTTGCTCACAGACGACTGGTGCGAGTTTTTTCGTGCCAATAGCTTTCGCATCGGTATTAGTATCGATGGACCGGAGCATCTCCATAATCATTATAGAAAAGATGTGCACGGAGAAGGAACCTTCAGCCGCACGATGCATGGCATAGAGTTGCTGGTGAAGCATCGCGTAGAGTTTAACACCCTGACCACTGTCAATGCAGCAAATTCCCTGCACGCCAAGGAGGTATATAACTTCCTACGTCAGTTCAGTGATTTTATGCAATTTTTGCCAGTGGTAGAATGTCTTCCACTAGAAAATGCAGGCAATGTAGCCCTTCCCCCTGGGGTCTACAGTCAAGTGGACCCCAAACATAGTATAGCCGACTACTCGGTAGAGCCCGAGACTTATGGTAAATTTCTTTGTTCCATCCTTGACGAATGGGGCTGCAAGGACATAGGCCACAAGTTTGTACAGACCATCGAAGCAGCTTTTGGCAATCTGACCCGACGTCCGGCAGGACTCTGTGTGCACGAGGCTGTTTGCGGGCATTGCGGCGTTATCGAGAAGAACGGCGACCTCTATCGCTGCGACCGTTTTGTCTTCCCCGAATACCGAGTGGGAAATATTCTCAATACACCTCTATATGACCTGATGCAAACAAACCGTCACTTTGGAGAATACAAACTGGACAGTCTGCCCACGACCTGTCTCCATTGCGATGTGGCCGACCTTTGCTTCGGTGGCTGTCCCAAGGATCGTCTTAACGAGCGTATAACCATCTATGGACCAGAGCGGCTCAACTATCTATGTACGGGTTATCGCCTGTTCTTCCGATATTTCAAGCAACAAGTACCAAAACTAATAAAAAATCAGATTTGTAAATGAAACCATTCATCACCTCTCATCTCAACCGGGTCCTCACCCTGATTCTGACAATAATAGCACTTGTTATGGGTCAGAACACATGGGCCGACAATGGCTGGGACATACAAACCAACACCAGCGGCAACGTTACCACGTTTACCATTACCCGCACCAACACGGCAGTGGCCGAAACAGTGCGCTATCGCCTGGTGAACCTAAGTGCTTATGCCATGCAACACTACTATGTGAGTAAAATAAATGGAGAAGACGCCGATCTGACAGTACCAGTAATGAATCTGAGAGGCGAGTTCACCTTTACCGCAGGCGAAACTAAGAGCAGGACCATTACCGTCACGGAGCAGACAGCCAATAACGATGCCTACCTGTATCAGACAGGCACCGAACGTAGCTATAAATTGGAGGTGACTGACATAGGTGGTTTCCTACTTGCCGAAAAAACTCGCAGTTTCAAAACTGGCACCAACATTAGCGACAATATATTCAGAATTAGGGATATAACCATTCAATCTGACGAGTATAAGAACACAGACGCTGGTTATGAAAATAACAATGTCAAGTCAGTAGCAAGTTCTAGCTATTTTGACTATGTCGCTCCAAGAACCTACTTTCAACATATTGGTGCCGAGCTGCGTATGACACTAACTATGGATGTCAGGGAACAAAATGACGGCTATCAGTACATGTCTATTCTAACCTCAAAAACTTTATTCGACAATCGCTCTGGTTGTAGTAATGGGGATCCTGGCAATATCAATAATTCGCTTTACATGGCCGGCTTTGAGCACAAAACTAACGGTAAGGACACAGAGTATAAAAGTTATAGTTTTCCTGTAACTTCTGTAAGCGACAACGAAGGACATAGTAATCCCTGGGGCCACGGTACACAATATATCTTGAGTAAACAGAAATTCAATACAAATCGTCGGGCTTCTGACGGTCGTCTTATCCTACCTCTGGATTTTGATTATCTTGCTGTTCGCTGCAACGCCTCTGGCGGTGGTACTGATCACGATGAGTGGTGGGCTAAGAACGTCAAGGCCCACATCCAGGCCGTGGACGCCACTGCGCCCAGCGTATTAGCTGGCTTCGTGGCTCCTGGCAAGCACGCTGCCGGCAATACAATGTACGTATCTTTGGCTTTCAACGAGATTGTCAAGGTGACAGGCACACCGACACTCAATACCGCAAACGGTTGGGGCACACTCAGTTATGTGGCCGGCAGCGGTTCCAACGTGCTGACGTTCAGCGGAATAATCGGCGACAACGCTCTTGGCTATCTCACCATCACAGGCTGGAGCGGCACCATCACCGATTTGGCAGGCAACGCGCCCAGCAGCATCACCTACAACAGTAATTGTGAACGCGATGCCAGCTACGCCTATTCTATCGGCTATAGCTTAAACGGTGGCCAAAACCCAGGCAACCCAAGTAAATACACATACGACACAGAAACATTCACACTGAATGCCCCCACCAGGACCGGTTACACCTTCGCAGGATGGACGGGCAGCAACGGCGACACGCCTGAGACAACCGTACAGATTTCCAAGCATTCGTATGGTAAGAAGAGTTTTACCGCCCACTGGACGGCAAACCACTACACCGTGCACTTCGATGCCAATGCTACCAACGGCATCAATGCTACCGGTTCAATGGACGACCAGACTTTTACCTACGATGAATCCCAGGCGCTTACAAAGAATACCTTCACTCGCCCGGGCTACACCTTCGCTGGTTGGAACACCAAATCCGATGGCACTGGAACGAGCTATGCCGACGGCTATAAGCTCAATAATCTCAGCGCTACCAACAACGGCACCGTGACCCTCTATGCCAAATGGAACGTCATCAATTGGACAGGTAACGGACAAGACATGAATCACGCTTACATGATCGAGTACCCCTCACAACTCATCAAACTTTCTGAGGACGTGGCAGGTGGTAATAAATATGTCTCTTTTTGTTTCAAATTGAAAAAC from the Prevotella sp. E15-22 genome contains:
- a CDS encoding anaerobic sulfatase maturase, with the translated sequence MEHDELRHYAIEVKPIGATCNLRCRYCYYLGKGSGATTSSLLMSDEVLEKYIQQVIAIHGQQAEIEFAWHGGEPTLCGIPFFDKAMTLQHKYSEGRRILNTLQTNGTLLTDDWCEFFRANSFRIGISIDGPEHLHNHYRKDVHGEGTFSRTMHGIELLVKHRVEFNTLTTVNAANSLHAKEVYNFLRQFSDFMQFLPVVECLPLENAGNVALPPGVYSQVDPKHSIADYSVEPETYGKFLCSILDEWGCKDIGHKFVQTIEAAFGNLTRRPAGLCVHEAVCGHCGVIEKNGDLYRCDRFVFPEYRVGNILNTPLYDLMQTNRHFGEYKLDSLPTTCLHCDVADLCFGGCPKDRLNERITIYGPERLNYLCTGYRLFFRYFKQQVPKLIKNQICK